The stretch of DNA AAGTTCAGCCGACATAAAAGCACCATTTGGAAAATATTTCCCTCCCAATACACGAGCCATGAGACACGAACGATTTGCGAGGAGCCTCAATGCCTGCTTACCCAAAAGAGCCATATTAAATTGATGGAAATCTCGAAAGCCCAAGCCCCCATAGCATTTCGGTTTGCATAATTTCGACCAAGCTATCCACGGTATTTTTCCTTTTCCATTAGCCGAACCCCACCAAAACCGAGAGACCATAGAACGTAATTCGTCACAAAAATTTGTCGGTAGTTTGAAGACGCTCATCGCATAGGTCGGGATTGATTGGGCCACTGCCTTTATCAATAATTCTCTCCCCGCCTTCGAAAACAACTGACCTCGCCATCCTTGTAACTTCTTACACAATTTGTCCCTAATTACATCGGCCACCACCTTTCTGGAATGACTCACCATAGTAGGGAGTCCCAAATATCGTTCCTGTACCTCCACTACCTGTATGCCGAGACAATTTGCCACCCCTTGCCTATCATTCTCTCGCGTGCCTCGACTAAAAGATACCGTGGTCTTGTCAAAATTCACCATTTGACCCGATGCCCCCTCGTAGTCCGAAAGGATACTCTTAACATGGTTCGCTTCGGTGATATTAGCTTTGACAAAGAAAATGCTATCATCTGCAAAAAACAAATGGGAAACGGTCGGGGCAGCCGGTGCAACACGTAAACCATGAATGGAACCCCGCTCAGCTGCTTTTCTTATCAACCCCGATAGCACCTCTGCACACAATATAAACAAGTAGGGAGAAAGAGGGTCCCCTTGGCGTAGACCCCATTCCGGCCTAAAGACTTTCGTGGGCTGCCCATTAACCATAACCGAAAAACAAACCGATGAGACACATGCCATCACTCTATCCACCCACCGTGGCTCGAAACCCATTCTCCTAAGCACCCTCTCGAGAAAAAACCATTCCACCCTATCATAGGCTTTCGACATATCTAGCTTGATTGCCATGTGACCATTtttatttttggaatttttcatatggtgaaaaagctcaaaagCAACAAGGATATTACCGGTTATAAGTCTCCCCGGGGTAAAAGCGCTTTGGTTCTCAGAAACGATATCCCCTAAAAATAATTTGAGCCGATTAGCGAGAACGTTTGACACCAATTTATAGATAACATTACACAAGCTAATGGGTCGAAATTCAGTCATTTTATCCGGGGCTTTTTTCTTGGGTATAAGCACAATATGCGTCAAATTCCATCCATCAGGAATAGCTCCACCTCTCAAAATACGTAAAACATGTTGAACAATAGTCTTACCCACAATGTGCCAGTAAATTTGGTAAAATAAACCATTCATACCGCCCGGACCCGGAGCCTTGAGAGGTTGTATCTGATTCAAAGCCATCTCAATTTCTTCAATTGTATACTCGCTGCGAAGAATATTATTTATTGAATTGGTAACTCCGCCTTCAATCCCATCCAAAAGGTGCTCGAAATCACTAGGGTGTCCTGTTTTGAATAGCTGCATGAAGTAATCCCGAGCCATACCCGAGATAGCTTCGAACCCGACATGCTCCCTGCCATTATCATCGACAAGCTTCTCAATATGATTTCTTTGCTTTCTTTGACACGCTTTCCGATGAAAATATTTTGTATTTCGATCCCCTTCTTTTAGCCACAAAGCCCGCGACCTCTGCTTCCAAAATATTTCTTCTTGCTTCAACAGGTTAGCAATTTCCTTGACCACCTTTCGACGCTCCCTAACCTCGGTCACTGATCGTCCCCCTTCATTCAAAGCTGCCAATCTCCTTCTTTTTTTGTTAATATCACGCATGATTTTGCCAATACTTACTCCCTTCCATTTTTGCAACCCCTCCGCACACCGAGCAAGAGTAGCCAACCAATCCTCATCATCATTCCAAGAGCTTCGAATAGTGTCTTCGCACCCCTCCTCCCCCACCCAAATTTGCTCAAACCGAAACAGTTTCTGCCTATTCGCCCCCGTGCTCTCCTTCCTACTCAGAATCAATTTAATGGGAGCATGGTCCGACCATTCTCGATCAAGATGGATAAGCTTAGCCCGTGGGAACAATTTAAACCACTCGTCTGAACATAAGGCTCGGTCAAGGCGACATTGACGATTATCATTCCCCGCTTGTCCATTATCATAGGTAAACCTATATCCCTCGAAAGCAACATCCCGCAATCCGCAATCATCAACCGCttctctaaaattgttcatttgcCATTGAGCACGGGAGCCTCCCCCTCATCTCCGTGGCAAATAGAATCTCGTTAAAGTCTCCGATAATACACACCCATGGAACACGTGATTGAGCTCCGAGCTCCCAAAGCAATTCCCAAGAAAGATATCTATCCCCCACGGCTGGCCATCCATAGAAGCCAGTAACTCTCCACGCGCCCTCCTCTCCACAAATCTCGAAGTCCATATGATGGACCGACATAGACCTAAGCACACATTTGATGTGTTTCTTCCACATAAAAGTCAAACTTCCCGACCTACCAATACTATCGACCTCAATCCCAGTATATTCGTCTAAACAAGCACGAACTCTCCTAAATTCTTCACCGCTTAATTTGGTCTCGGAGAGAAAGACCATCGCGGGGGCCTCCTTCCGTAGTAAATTACGGAACCCGCCTACTGCAGTGGGGTTGCCCAGCCCCCTGCAGTTAAGGCTTATGAgattcattgggcccggcggggttgGTTGATCCCAACCTCCGCCTCAGATGAACATACATCCATGGTTTTTTGATACTTTTTTCCCTTCGCATTTTCCACTTCCTCCTCGGTCACACGTCCTCGTTTTCCACCTGAAATTGTCCCAGGGCTAAGCTCATCACTTTCCAGTCCACCATCCTTCTCACTCATCCCTCCTCCTCGGCATAATCTCCTCCACGTTGCTGTACCAATCTGCCCAAGCTCCCTCCCCATCACCCCTGTCCCCGACTCCTCCACAGCTCCACTGTCTACATCATCCCTCATCCCCTGTCCTTCTAAGTTATTCCTCCCACTTTCCCTCTCGCAGTCCTCCCTCTCCCTGTTAACCATCTGCTCTACCACCATCCGCCCCTCATCTCCCCTTCCAGCTTCACTCCCGGCCTCCCATCCACTACTAGTCCCCTCTTGGGCGTCGCCACCCTTTTTCTGATTCACCCCAGGTACCCCAACCCCCTTAGTTTTGTGCTTAAGCGAAATCTCCTGCAATTTATTAATCATGTTGGAGATAACATCCTCCTCCCGTTGCCTGTGCTCATTCTCAAAAACCACGCTAAGCGACCTAGCACTCTTCCCACGCCCCTCCGCTGTTGTCTTTGTGGCTCGCCATGGTGATGCCCTCAGGCTTTCATCGAATTGGAGCTCGTCCTCATCGTATGGTCCGTCCTCGCAGTCTTTCTCTCCATGTCCCAGAATGCCACATCCATAGCAGAATGTAGGAAGGCGTTCATATTTAACCTTAAAATCAACCGGCTCCCCATTCCTCATACGAATACTCACAAACGAGCGTAATGGTTTTCGAACATCGTGAATAATTCGAATACGGACAGCCTTCTCAATCTCCGGCAAAGGAACCTCATCAACCTCCACAAACTGCCCTAACTGCATTCCCATCCTCCGTAGATTATCCATATTAGACCGACCTCTAATAGGCAAGTCATAAACCCTAGCCCACAACGGAATATGAAACAGAGGGGTATCGGATATTTTACCGTCGCTGATAGGGTCATCTAGGCACCATATGAATTTATCAAAATGCCAGGGTTGACCTTCGACCACCCTAGCTTTGTCTTTCTCAGAATTAAATTTGAAAACAAAAATTTTGTTCTTAGCATCGATAAGATTACCCACAGTCGTACCTTTTGTATTCCATAGCCTTATCATCATCTCAATCGCCGCCTTTGCGTTTATCGCCTTCGTTGTCCAAATTCTCCCGACTAGGATGGACTCCACCTTCACTGTCTCCGCCGTATTATCGCCACTGTTCTATATGAAGTCCTCTCCCTCATCTAAAGTCTCCTTTCCAGCCCTATGTTGTATCGTTTTTTGTGTGCTCATGATTAGTAGAAACAAGGTAAATTACGAGTAACAATCTACAAATTCCCACGAGAAAGACGTGGAAATCTGCCTTCAGAACCAAGGAAAACCCTAAAGACGAAATTTAGACGAAGGCTCTCATAGAAACCCTAGAGAGAGTTgtgtctgattttttttttttccattttctagCATATCGCAAATAAGTAGATTAATATATTTTGAATAATTTTTCGAAAAGGCCTCGTCTTTGTGTACAATTTTTTATGAAAGGTTCTCTACGGCATATATTAATAATCTAAATGTGTAAAAATTCATAAGATATTCTCACACGTATAAACTCATTTTTACCATAAATTACGGAAGAAGCCAAGTTAATTGAGGGTAGTTTCTTCCTTGTGAAACCTTCTGGTATTATCAACTATTCTGGAATTTCCCATGAATCCTTCTCAGATTAATCCCTATGTTTATTTAATTTGTAGTAGTAAAAATATTGAGAACTGTGAATTGGGTATTTGTTATATTAGCTAAAGATTAAGTATTTAGATAGTGCACTCCACCTGTTTGACGAAATTCCTTTGAAAAAAAATCATGATGTTTGGGGAAAATGTAGCAAAGGTGAAAAGGGGTACAGTTGATAGAATTTCGGAGCTTCGGGAATTTATACTACATAATATTCTTTCAATTTTCGATACCAGAGAGGCGGGTCGTGCTAGTGTATTGTCTAAGAGGTGGTATCAAGCTTGGTCCTCTGTTCCGGTTTTAGATTTTCGGATTCAGCACTGTGAGAAGGAAATTTTGTATTGTGTTTCATTGATGTTTGGTTTCCGTGTTAATGTTGGTGAAGGTCAATGTATTCTGGAGATCATAGATAGGACAATGCTAAGATACGATACTCATAAGTATAGAATACGGAAACTTTATCTTGAGCTTCCTACGTCGAATGAAAAGATTGAACGTTTGGTTGATAAATGGATAAGGATTGCGGTGCAAAACCAAGTCGAGGAGTTATTTATTAGAAGTCTATCCGTCTACTCATATGTCACACCAAACTACAGGCTTCCGGAGATTCTATTTCGAGCcaaatctttgaaagttttgaattGTAGGAACATTGTGCTGCCATATTATGAGACCATGGAACTTATCTCCCTTGAGTATCTGACTTTGGATACGGACACTGTAGATACGGATTTGCTTCACAGAATTCTCTCTTTTTGCCCCTTGGTTGAATTCGTTACATCAACTGACCTTGAACATAAGAAAAGTGAACAAGGGAGCTCAAGTTTTCGGTAAACTCAAAGCATCCCCGCTTAGAAAGTTTGCATATCGTGGATTTAATAGGGTTGTTAAGTGGCCATTGAATATGAATGTGGTTGCATTGAAGAACACTTGAGAGAATTGCAGATCAGTAGTGCTACTATAACAGATGATATTGTTTCAAAGCTGGCATATGGATTATGGACTTGTGTCTTTAGAAAGTTTAGTATTGGATTCATGCTCAATGCTGAAATGCATTATGATCTCAAGGAACTTCGAATCAAAGAGGGCTTAGACTTGGTGAAAGTTACAATTGACGCCCCTAACTTGATCGAGTTTTGGTACAACTGTGAAGTGGAGACCTCTTTGTCGTTGGTCAGAGTGCTAGAGCATTGTAATGCACAATTCATCCCATTGGTGAGGGCATATAATATTCCATAACCACTGATTGGCTTGTTAAGCTAAAGAAGATTCTCGAAGAAACAAACTTCTTCCAATCTCTGGTGATTAAGTTGCCGGACTTTGTTGAGGTATGAAGTTGTACCCATTTAAATGTCTTGTATTCacattcatgtcagccgaccccaaatcattttgggattaaggctctgatgttgttgttgttgttgtcgtcatCTAGTATTCACATGACAAATCATAGCTGTGTTGTGGTCGTGTATTTACG from Silene latifolia isolate original U9 population chromosome 10, ASM4854445v1, whole genome shotgun sequence encodes:
- the LOC141608437 gene encoding putative F-box/FBD/LRR-repeat protein At4g00315 codes for the protein MMFGENVAKVKRGTVDRISELREFILHNILSIFDTREAGRASVLSKRWYQAWSSVPVLDFRIQHCEKEILYCVSLMFGFRVNVGEGQCILEIIDRTMLRYDTHKYRIRKLYLELPTSNEKIERLVDKWIRIAVQNQVEELFIRSLSVYSYVTPNYRLPEILFRAKSLKVLNCRNIVLPYYETMELISLEYLTLDTDTVDTDLLHRILSFCPLVEFVTSTDLEHKKSEQGSSKHLRELQISSATITDDIVSKLAYGLWTCVFRKFSIGFMLNAEMHYDLKELRIKEGLDLVKVTIDAPNLIEFWYNCEVETSLSLVRVLEHCNAQFIPLVRAYNIP